From a single Rosa rugosa chromosome 7, drRosRugo1.1, whole genome shotgun sequence genomic region:
- the LOC133722120 gene encoding phragmoplastin DRP1A-like isoform X1 — MISSVPIHLSIYSPNVINLTHLDLPGLTKVAVGSMRSFAILDESITGTFKQLIPWTKEEVSMCNLSVIFDRLDESSMLAIS, encoded by the exons ATGATCTCCAGTGTTCCAATTCATCTTAGCATATATTCTCCTAATG TTATCAACTTGACACATCTTGACCTTCCTGGGCTTACAAAAGTTGCTGTTG GATCAATGAGGTCTTTTGCTATACTAGATGAATCGATCACTGGTACATTCAAACAATTGATACCTTGGACAAAAGAAGAGGTCAGTATGTGCAATCTTAGTGTGATAT ttgatagGTTGGATGAAAGCTCAATGCTAGCTATTAGTTGA
- the LOC133722120 gene encoding phragmoplastin DRP1A-like isoform X2 yields MISSVPIHLSIYSPNVINLTHLDLPGLTKVAVGSMRSFAILDESITGTFKQLIPWTKEEVSMCNLSVICWMKAQC; encoded by the exons ATGATCTCCAGTGTTCCAATTCATCTTAGCATATATTCTCCTAATG TTATCAACTTGACACATCTTGACCTTCCTGGGCTTACAAAAGTTGCTGTTG GATCAATGAGGTCTTTTGCTATACTAGATGAATCGATCACTGGTACATTCAAACAATTGATACCTTGGACAAAAGAAGAGGTCAGTATGTGCAATCTTAGTGTGATAT GTTGGATGAAAGCTCAATGCTAG